One Paralysiella testudinis genomic window, ACTTAAACCCGGTTTAAGCCAGTGCGGCTTTGGCTTTTTCGGCCAGTTGGGTAAAGGTAGATTTGTCGAATACAGCCATATCGGCCAGCACTTTGCGGTCGATTTCGATGGCGGCGCGTTTCAGGCCGTTCATGAATTTGCTGTAAGACAAGCCGTTTTCACGGGCGGCGGCGTTGATACGCACAATCCACAATTGACGGAATTGGCGTTTGCGCTGGCGGCGGTCGCGGTAGGCATATTGGCCTGCTTTCATTACCGCCTGTTTGGCAACGCGGTAGACGTTTTTACGACGACCACGATAGCCTTTGGCCAGGGCTAATACTTTTTTATGACGGGCACGTGCGGTTACACCGCGTTTTACGCGTGGCATGGTTTAACTCCTTAAGCGTAGGGCAACATTTTGGAAACGGAAGCCATGTCGCGTTCGTTCACCATAGAGGTGCCGCGCAATTGGCGTTTGTTTTTGGTGGTTTTTTTGGTCAAAATATGACGCTTGAACGCATGAGCGCGTTTCACACCACCATTGCCCAACACTTTAAAGCGCTTTTTAGCGCTCGATTTGGTTTTCATTTTTGGCATGGGATTACTCCATCGTTTTGGGATAAGGTGAGGGGTGATTGCCTTGTAACCTGTTTACAATCTTTTATTATGCCGTTTTCAGCACATAAACACGCGCATGCTGTGTTAAAAATGCGCGCCAAAGCTTGCTTTGGCTGTGCTTTTTGCCTTGCCTGCACTTGTTTCTGTACTGAAACCGGCTCTAAAAAAGATTGTGAACAGGTCTTAGCAATACTTGTTTTCAGAAAACAGACCCGTACACCACGGTTTTATTGCCGTTGTTGTGCTTCGTTCGGCACGGCAATCCGAGCGAAGCTGAGCATTATAGCCATAAGCTGGCGATAATACAAGTTTTGCGGTGCCGATGTGATGCGGATGCTGCAAAAAAGTGATTTTGCGGTAAGAGGATGGGTTTCAGGCAGCCTATTTAAAAGGCTGCCTGAAATGCCGACGCATCGATTCGACAAGGCTTATTGGTGTTTATTTTTTCTTCGGCGCAATCATCATCACCATTTGGCGGCCTTCCATTTTCGGAAACTGCTCTACGCTGCCCACTTCGGCCAAATCGGCTTCCACGCGTTTGAGCAATTGCGCGCCCAGCTCTTGGTGGGCCATTTCGCGGCCGCGGAAGCGCAAGGTGACTTTCACCTTGTCGCCGTCTTCCAAAAAGCGGTTGATGTTGCGCATTTTGATGTTGTAGTCGCCATCATCGGTGCCGGGACGGAATTTGATTTCCTTGATTTGCACCTGTTTTTGTTTCTTTTTGGCTTCATCGCGTTTTTTGGCTTGTTCGTATTTGAATTTGCCAAAATCCATCAATTTGCACACGGGTGGCTTGGCGGTGGGGGAGATTTCCACCAAATCCACATCTTGTTCTGCGGCCATGTCCATGGCTTCGCGCGTGGAAACCACGCCCAGTTGTTCGCCGGTTTGGCTGATTAAACGCACTTCTTTGGCGGTGATTTCACCGTTGATGCGTGCTTCACGTTCTTGAGCGATGACAGTACTCCTTCTTCAGATTAATGTTGTAACAAGGCGATTTCTTGTTTGAGATGGGCGATAAAATCTTCTATCGGCATCTGCCCCAAGTCTTCACCGCCGCGACGGCGCACGGCAACCTTGTTTTCCTGTTTTTCTTTATCGCCCACCACCAATTGGTAGGGCAGGCGTTGCAAGCTGTGCTCGCGGATTTTGTAGCCGATTTTTTCGTTGCGCAAATCCAAATCCACGCGGAAACCGGCGGTGGTGAGGCGCTCGGCCAAATCGCGGCAGTAGTCGGCTTGGTTTTCGGTGATGTTCATAATCACCATTTGCACTGGTGCCAGCCACAAAGGGAAAGAGCCGGCATGGTTTTCAATCAAGATGCCGATAAAGCGCTCCATCGAGCCTAAAATGGCGCGATGCAGCATTACCGGGCGGGCGCGGCCATTGTCTTCGGTAACGTATTCCGCACCAAGGCGCTCAGGCAGCACAAAATCGAGCTGTAAGGTACCGCATTGCCATGAGCGACCCAGCGCGTCTTTAATATGGTATTCCACTTTGGGGCCGTAAAACGCGCCTTCGCCGGGCAATTCTTCCCAGCTCACGCCGCAGGCAGCCAAGGCGTCGCGCAAGCCTTGCTCGGCTTTGTCCCAAGTTTCATCGCTACCGGCGCGCTTTTCCGGGCGCAACGACAGTTTTACCGCTACGTCATGGAATTCAAACTGCTGATAAATGCGCATCACCAATTGGTTAAACGCTTTGGATTCTTCAACAATTTGCGCTTCGGTACAGAAAATATGCGCATCATCTTGCACAAAGCCGCGCACACGCATTAGGCCGTGCAGGGCGCCGGAAGGTTCGTTGCGGTGGCAAGAGCCGAATTCGGCTAGGCGCATGGGCAGGTCGCGGTAGGAGCGCAGGCCTTGGTTGAACACTTGCACGTGGCCGGGGCAGTTCATCGGTTTTACCGCATAGGTGCGTTTTTCCGATTCGGTGATGAACATGTTTTCGTGGTAGTTTTCCCAATGGCCGGATTTTTCCCACAAGCTGCGATCCATAATCATCGGGGTTTTGATTTCCTGATAACCGGCAGCGGTGAGCTCGCGGCGCATGTGCTGCTCAATGTTTTGCCACAAATTCCAGCCTTTAGGGTGCCAAAACACCATGCCCGGCGCTTCGTCTTGCAAGTGGAATAAATCCAATTGTT contains:
- the infC gene encoding translation initiation factor IF-3, coding for MAQEREARINGEITAKEVRLISQTGEQLGVVSTREAMDMAAEQDVDLVEISPTAKPPVCKLMDFGKFKYEQAKKRDEAKKKQKQVQIKEIKFRPGTDDGDYNIKMRNINRFLEDGDKVKVTLRFRGREMAHQELGAQLLKRVEADLAEVGSVEQFPKMEGRQMVMMIAPKKK
- the rplT gene encoding 50S ribosomal protein L20, coding for MPRVKRGVTARARHKKVLALAKGYRGRRKNVYRVAKQAVMKAGQYAYRDRRQRKRQFRQLWIVRINAAARENGLSYSKFMNGLKRAAIEIDRKVLADMAVFDKSTFTQLAEKAKAALA
- the rpmI gene encoding 50S ribosomal protein L35 yields the protein MPKMKTKSSAKKRFKVLGNGGVKRAHAFKRHILTKKTTKNKRQLRGTSMVNERDMASVSKMLPYA
- the thrS gene encoding threonine--tRNA ligase; the encoded protein is MLHITLPDGSVRSFEAPLSVHDVAASIGTGLAKAALAGKVNGKLVDTSYVLDADADLAIITGKDAEGLDIIRHSTAHLMAYAVQELFPGAQVTIGPTIEDGFYYDFAYERPFTPEDLSAIEAKMTELVKRDIPVERFELSRDDAVKYFLDLGEKYKAEIIQSIPADEVLSLYREGDFTDLCRGPHVPSTGKLKVFKLMKVAGAYWRGDSNNEMLQRIYGTAWVNKEDLKDYLYRLEEAEKRDHRKLGKQLDLFHLQDEAPGMVFWHPKGWNLWQNIEQHMRRELTAAGYQEIKTPMIMDRSLWEKSGHWENYHENMFITESEKRTYAVKPMNCPGHVQVFNQGLRSYRDLPMRLAEFGSCHRNEPSGALHGLMRVRGFVQDDAHIFCTEAQIVEESKAFNQLVMRIYQQFEFHDVAVKLSLRPEKRAGSDETWDKAEQGLRDALAACGVSWEELPGEGAFYGPKVEYHIKDALGRSWQCGTLQLDFVLPERLGAEYVTEDNGRARPVMLHRAILGSMERFIGILIENHAGSFPLWLAPVQMVIMNITENQADYCRDLAERLTTAGFRVDLDLRNEKIGYKIREHSLQRLPYQLVVGDKEKQENKVAVRRRGGEDLGQMPIEDFIAHLKQEIALLQH